GCCTCGGCGCGGAACTGGCCATGACGACGGAACTCATCGTGAGCGAACTCGTCACCAACGCCCTCCGCTACGCGACCCCGCCCATCCGGCTACGACTCCTCCGCGACACCCGCCTCACCTGCGAGGTCTCCGACGCCAGCAGTACGGCCCCCCGGCTCAGGCACGCCAGGAGCACGGACGAGGGCGGCCGCGGGCTCTTCCTGGTCGCCCAGCTCGCCCAGCGCTGGGGCGCCCGGTACACCTCCGAAGGAAAGATCATCTGGGCCGAACAGGAGATCCGCTGAGCGTCTGTTTGCCTTCGAGTGCACTCCAGCGGCCAGACTGTCCGCGACGGAATCCGTGCCGAGAACCAGAACAGGATGGCGGCGGCCGATGGCAGCGACACACGGGGCGGGGCATCCCCTGCCGTACGACACCTACCGCGAGGCCATCGCCCGCGAGACCCTGCGCTTCGCCGAGGCGGTCCGGGGCGCCGACCCGGCGAGCATCGTGCCGTCCTGCCCCGACTGGACCCTCGCCGACCTCGCCCGGCACGTGGGATCGCTGCAGCGCTGGTTCTCCACCCTCCTGACCCAGCTCGTGCAGGAGCCGCCCCGCAGCCGTGACGTCGAGCTGGGGCTGCCGGAGAACGCCGGCGACTATCCCGACTGGGTGGCGGCGGGCGTGCCCGGTGTGGCGGCCGTCCTGCGGGACACGGATCCTACGGCGCCGATGTGGGTCTGGGGCGAGGACCGGCACGCCCGGTTCTGGGCCCGCCGGATGCTCTTCGAGACGCTGGTGCACCGGGTGGACGCGGAGCGCGCCGTCGGCCTGACCTCGGACATCGACCCCGTGCTCGCGGCGGACGGCCTGGACGAGTTCCTCGTCAACCTGCCCTACGCGGGTCTCTTCGCCCCCGGCGTGACCAAACTGCGCGGCGACGGCGAGACCCTCGCGTTCCGGAGCGCGGGCCCCGACGGCGGATCCGCCGAGGAGTGGCGGATGCGGCTGGACCCGGACGGCTTCCGCCCGCTCACGGGGCCGGACCGCGAGCCCGACGTGTCCGCGCCGGTCACGGCGGCGGTGCACGGCCACGCGGCGGATCTCCTGCTGCTCCTCTACGGCCGGCGGTCGTACCAGGACCCGGCCTTCGAGATCTCGGGACAGCGCGCGGTCCTGGACAACTGGTTCGCCCACACGGCCTTCTGACCCGCTTCCGGTACGGGGCCCGGCTCACTCGGCCGCCGGCGTCGCCGACGGCCCCTCGGGAACCAGACAGACCGCGAGCGCCGCGGTGTCGTCCTGCATCCTGTTGCGGCTGTACACCAACAGGTCGTCGTGGAGCCGTTCGAGCAGTTCCTTCGGCGGCAGGGGGCCCCAGGCGCGCAGCCGCTGCAGCAGTGGATAGAAGGTGCCCGCCGCGTCCCGCGTCTCCGTCACGCCGTCCGTGTACAGCAGCAGCTGATCACCGGGCCGGAAGGGGTACTCGTCGACGTGGTACGGGTCCTCGACCAGTCTGCCGAGGGTCAGGGGCGGTGCCGGCCGCCCGCTGTCCAGTTCGCGCACCTGGCCGTCCCGCAGGGAGATCGGCGGCGGATGGCCGCAGTTGACGATGCGGACGAGATGGCCGTCGGCGGGGATCTCGGCGAACACCGCGGTGACGAACCGTTCGCCCGTCTCGGTTCCGCCGAGATGCGTCGCCCTGCGGTTCATGCTCGTGTCCGCCCGGCCGGCCAGCGCGGGCAGATCGGGTTCGTCGTACGCCGCCTCGCGGAACGCGCCGAGCAGCGTGGCGGCGGTCTCCACCGCCAGCAGTCCCTTGCCGCGGACGTCGCCGATGAGCAGCCGGACCCCGAACCGGGTGGGCACCGCCTCGTAGAGATCACCCCCGATGCGTGCCTCGGCGCTCGCGGACAGGTAGAGGCTCTCCAGACGGAGGTTGCCGATGCGGTGCGGTACGGGGCGCAGCAGGACGCGCTGCGCGGTCTCGGCCACGAACCGGACGTCGGCGAGGGTGCGCTCCCGCCGGATCCGGTGGGCGGCCAGGATCGTGCCGAGGCCGCCCACCAAGGCCGTACAGATGTAGGAGGCCACGTAGTGACGGTCCCACAGATAGCCGACGGAGCGGCCCGCACAGCACGGCGTACCGGCGAGCACCCCTTCGAGGACGACGGAGAACACCGTGGCGGCGGCGACGCCCGCCGGCCCGTGGGCGAACGCGGCCAGCACGGGTACGCAGATCAGCGCGAAGCTCACCGGCCAGTCCACGGGAGTGGCCGGCTCCAGGGCCAGGACGGCCGCGACGTAGAGGACCGGGAGCCAGCGCAGCCACAGCGGCGGCGCCGGCAGCCGGGGCGCGGCGGCGTCCTCCGGCTCCCGGCCGGTCCGTTCGTCCTTCACCCGACCAGCCTGGTGCGCCGCGCCGCCGTACCCCGGTCATTGCTCCACTCAACGGCATGTTCCGCCGGTCAGCGCCGCCCCGGCGCCGAGGCCGCGCCGCCGAAGCCGATCGCGAAGACATGCAGGCCCCCGGACGCGACGTCGGACGGCAGACGCACGCCGCTGACCGTCTTGCCCGGACTCAGCGCCACCGGCGTCGTGGCGAACACATACGTCGTGGTGCTGTCGGAGGCGTTGCCCGCGTGATTGCGGTACGGCATGGTCAGCGCGATGGTGTTGTCGGCGCGCGGTGAGGCGGCGCCCGCGCTCAGCGTCCAGTCGGACAGTCCCAGCGGGACGGACTGGGTCGTGCCGTCCGTGTAGGTGACGGTCGCGGTGCCGGAGACCGGGCCGTTGTTGGCGGCACCCAGGAAGGAGATGCTGCCGGAGCCGGAGGCCGGTACGGCCTGCCCGTTCGCCTCGTAGTTGTCGCGCGCTCCGGGCGCCACGTCCGGCCAGGTGAACGTCACCCCGCCCACGGTGATTTTGGCGCCGGGGGTGACACCCGCGGTGGCCAGGGCGTGTGCGGAGTAGCTGAAGCCCGCGCCGTCGAAGTCGGCCGAGGCGGCCGCGGTGTCGCCGGAGGTGCCGACGTCGGTGTAGGCGGGTGCGCCCGGGTAGGAGGGCGGGGCGGCGGAGGGGGCCGACGCCCAGGACGTGTTCGGGGTGGTGCCGAGGACGTAGGTCAGGGTGCCGCCGCCCGTCAGGGCGCCCTCGGGAGCACGGGCCGCGTTCCAGGCGGCGCCGTTCCAGGTGGCCGACTGGACGTACGGAGCGTCGTCCGCGGCGCCCGTGCCGTTGACCGTGAGGGTGTGGCCGGACGGCAGCGTGATCACGGCCTGGGGGAAGAGCGGGCTGCCCAGCGCCAGATCGGCGGTGCCGGGGGTCTCGGGATACATGCCGAGGGCGGACCACACGTACCACGAACTCATCTCGCCCAGGTCGTCATTGCCGGCCAGCCCGGAGGGACTGTCGGTCCAGATCTGGTCCTGGACCTGCCGGACGACCTTCTGCGTCTCGTACGGGCGGCCGATGTAGTCGTACTCCCAGGGGATGTTGAGGCTGGGCTCATTGCCCAGGTTGGTGTAGCCGCCCGCGCCCGTCAGCGAGGACAGGTCCGTGTCCAGGTACTTGGCCATGGCCGCTTCGCCGCCCATGGCGGTGGCCAGCCCGTGCAGGTTGAACGGCACCATCGGCGTGTACTGCCAGGAGTCGCCCTCGACGAAGTTCTTGCCCGAGGTGGGGGAGAACCCGCCCGTCCAGGTACCGGAGGTGTCGCGCGGCTGGATGAATCCGCTGCCGTGATTGAAGAGGTTCTGCCAGTCCTGCGCCCGGTCCGCGAACCGGTGCTGATCGGCGGTATGGCCGAGGGCACCGGCGAAGGAGGAGATCGCGAAATCCGCCGAGTTGTACTCGAGCGTGGTGGAGGCCGGTCCGTAGAAGTTGCAGCAGCCGTACTTGCCGTTGCTGGGCAGCCGGCCCAGCTGCTCCAGGTAGGTGAGCCCCGGCCGGTTGTTGTTGGGGACGGTGGCTTCCGCGATCATGCCCTTGAGGGCGGTCGCGGTGTCGAAGTTCCGGGCCCCGAAGGCGTGGTAGTCGGCGATGATCTCGTCCGCCGGATCGCCCACCATGACATAGGTCTCGCCGTTGTTCTCCGACCACTTCGGGAACAGCCCGGTCTGGCGGTAGTCGTCGACCATCGACTGTGCGGTGTCCGAGGCGACCTTCGGGGCGACGAGGCCTTCGAGCTGGGCCTGCGAGCGGTAGATGTCCCAGCCCGAGTAGTTGGCGTAGGCGGCGCCATGGCCCTTGTCGACGGTGTGCGTCTTGCCGTCGAAGCCCGGATAGCGGCCGTTGGTGTCACTGATCACGTTCGGATGCAGCAGCGCGTGGTAGAGCGCCGTGTAGAAGACGGTCTGCCGCTCGGGCGTCCCGCCGGCGATCCGCACCCGGCCGAGGAGGGACTTCCAGGCGTCGTGCGCCGCGCCGCGCACCTTGGCCAGATTCCAACCGGGGTTCTCCGCCTGCCGGTTGCCCACGGCGTCCGCGGCCGAGACATAGGAGATGCCGACCTTGGCCTGGACGGCCCGGTGGGTGGTGGTGTCGAAGGTGACGTAGCCGTCGGAGCCGCTCGCGCGGGCAGCGAAGGTGTGCGGCGTACCGGGCACGTCACCGTGCAGCACCGGCCTGTTCGGTGCCTCGGGGGCGTTGGGGGAGGCGTGAGTCCTGGGCGTGGAAGGGGTGGGGGCGGCCACCGCGGTACCGCTGTGACGGAACGGCTGGTCGAACACCATGTCGTAGTAGACGGTGTAGGAGTTGCCCTCACCACAGAAGTTGCCGCTGGTGACCTTGCCTCTGAGTTCTGTGTTGTTCACCACGGCGAACTCGGCGGCGGTGTCCCCGTTCGCGCTGGCCGTCAGCTTGAACAGGAGGTTCGCCTGCCTGGTGGACGGGAACGTGAAGCGCGCCATGCCGCTGCGGGTGGTGGCGGTCAGCTCCGTCCTGACGCCGTTGTCCAGGGAGACGGTGTACGAGCCGGGCGTGGCCGACTCGTTGGCGTGCGAGAAGCCGTCCGTCGCCGCCGAGTCGACGGCGCCGACGGTCGGCAGTACCGGGATGTCGCCGGCGGCCCGGCAGCCCGGTCCGGCGATGTGCGTCAGGCCGAAACCGGTGACGGCCGAGTCGTTGTACTCGTAGCCTCCGCCGTCCGGCCGGTGGGGGCTGGTGTCGGGACTCCACTGGACCATCCCGAACGGGGTGTCGGCCCCGGGGAAGTCGTCGGCGGCGTTGGAGGTCCCGATGAACGGGTTGACGAGAGAGGCCGGATCGGAGACCGGCGGCGGTGAGACGGGATCGGCGTGGACGGGAACGGAGGCGGCGCCCACAGCCAGGGCGCCCGCGGCCAGCACGGACAGAAGTCGGAACGGCACCATCGTGACCAGGTCCCTTCGATGTCCTTCAGACAACGTTGTCCCGAAAGCTGGACCCATTGGCCCCTGCTGTCAAGAAGGCGCGGTACAGAAACAGCCGATCGCCTGACACAACGTCATATTCGGTACACGGTCAAGACCTTGGTTCGGACACAATGTGGGGGAGTACGGGGGGAGAGCCCGTCGGGGTCCGCCCACCCGTACACCGGAGCCGTCTCGGGCGTCGCTGTGCAGGGACAGATCTCAGGAACCCGTGCCGGTGTCCACGGGCAGGCTCAGCCGGAACAGGGCGCCGCCGCCCGGCGCCTGGTGGGCGGTGAGTTCGGCGTGGTGGGTGTGGGCGATCTGCCGGGCCATGGCCAGACCGAGGCCCGAACCGGGCAGCGCACGAGCGGCTCGGGCCCGGTAGAAGCGGTCGAAGACATGCGGCAGGTCCGCCACGTCGATTCCGGGGCCGTGGTCGCGGACGGTGATCTCCACACTCGCACCGTCCGGTGACCGGTGCGCCGCCACCTCGACCCGGCCGCCGGGCGGGGAGAACTTCGCCGCGTTGTCCAGCAGGTTGGAGAACAGCCGCGTCAGCCGGCTCGGCACCGCCGCCGCCAGGGCGGACGCGGCCGGGGGATCGGTGTCGAGGACGAACGGGACGTGCGGCCAGTGATCGCGGGCGGCCGCCACCGCGTGCTCCAGCAGGGCGGCCGGCTGCACCGACTCCAGGGCCTGCTGCGGCTCTTCGTCACGGGCCAGGTCGATCAGGTCGTTGACCAGCGTGGTCACCTCCCGCAGCTGCCGGCCGAGCGCGCCGGTCGCCCGCTCCCGCTGGCGAGGCGTCAGCTGGTCCGCGCGCAGCAGGATCTCGGCGTTGGCGCGCAACGCCGTCAGCGGGGTGCGCAGCTCGTGCGAGGCGTCGGCGACCAGCCGCCGTTGCGCGGCGAGCGACTCCTCCAGGGCGTCGAGCATGGTGTTGAAGGTGACGGCCAGCCGGGTGATCTCGTCCTCGCTGCCCCGGGGCTCCGCGGGCAGCTCGATACGGAGCCCGGCGTCCCGCGTCGCGGTGATGCGTTCCGCGGTCGAGGTCAGCCGGGTCACGGGAGCAAGACCCGAACGAGACACCCAGTAGCCCAGCAGTGCCGCGACCGGCACGCCCGCCCCGCCGATCACGGCCAGCAGCCCGGCCGCCTGCCGCTCGGCCCGCTGCACCCCGTCCGAGCGGAGCGCCACCTGCATGGCCAGCCCTCGATGGGCCGGCGTGGTCAGCACCCGCACCGGATCGCCGGCCACCGAGGCCGTGCTGTAGTACGGCGCTCGCCGGCGGCCGGCGACCTCGCGCACCGCCTCGGTGACGGGCAGCAGATAGGGCTGGCCCGGGTCGTCCGCGGCGGACTCGGGCACCAGTTGGGCGCAGGCGGGTGCGGCCAGATACCGGCACTCGCCGGCCTGCACACCCGGACCGTTCTGCTGGTGCTGCTGGACGGCGAGCGTGGCCGCCTGCGTCAGCTGCAGGTCGAACTGCCGGTGCAGGGTGTAGACGGTGACGGCGTACGCGCCCGCGCACACCGCCAGCGCCACGCCCGCCACCGCGGCCGACGCG
The genomic region above belongs to Streptomyces sp. CG1 and contains:
- a CDS encoding maleylpyruvate isomerase family mycothiol-dependent enzyme, whose product is MAATHGAGHPLPYDTYREAIARETLRFAEAVRGADPASIVPSCPDWTLADLARHVGSLQRWFSTLLTQLVQEPPRSRDVELGLPENAGDYPDWVAAGVPGVAAVLRDTDPTAPMWVWGEDRHARFWARRMLFETLVHRVDAERAVGLTSDIDPVLAADGLDEFLVNLPYAGLFAPGVTKLRGDGETLAFRSAGPDGGSAEEWRMRLDPDGFRPLTGPDREPDVSAPVTAAVHGHAADLLLLLYGRRSYQDPAFEISGQRAVLDNWFAHTAF
- a CDS encoding PP2C family protein-serine/threonine phosphatase, whose protein sequence is MKDERTGREPEDAAAPRLPAPPLWLRWLPVLYVAAVLALEPATPVDWPVSFALICVPVLAAFAHGPAGVAAATVFSVVLEGVLAGTPCCAGRSVGYLWDRHYVASYICTALVGGLGTILAAHRIRRERTLADVRFVAETAQRVLLRPVPHRIGNLRLESLYLSASAEARIGGDLYEAVPTRFGVRLLIGDVRGKGLLAVETAATLLGAFREAAYDEPDLPALAGRADTSMNRRATHLGGTETGERFVTAVFAEIPADGHLVRIVNCGHPPPISLRDGQVRELDSGRPAPPLTLGRLVEDPYHVDEYPFRPGDQLLLYTDGVTETRDAAGTFYPLLQRLRAWGPLPPKELLERLHDDLLVYSRNRMQDDTAALAVCLVPEGPSATPAAE
- a CDS encoding lectin, translated to MVPFRLLSVLAAGALAVGAASVPVHADPVSPPPVSDPASLVNPFIGTSNAADDFPGADTPFGMVQWSPDTSPHRPDGGGYEYNDSAVTGFGLTHIAGPGCRAAGDIPVLPTVGAVDSAATDGFSHANESATPGSYTVSLDNGVRTELTATTRSGMARFTFPSTRQANLLFKLTASANGDTAAEFAVVNNTELRGKVTSGNFCGEGNSYTVYYDMVFDQPFRHSGTAVAAPTPSTPRTHASPNAPEAPNRPVLHGDVPGTPHTFAARASGSDGYVTFDTTTHRAVQAKVGISYVSAADAVGNRQAENPGWNLAKVRGAAHDAWKSLLGRVRIAGGTPERQTVFYTALYHALLHPNVISDTNGRYPGFDGKTHTVDKGHGAAYANYSGWDIYRSQAQLEGLVAPKVASDTAQSMVDDYRQTGLFPKWSENNGETYVMVGDPADEIIADYHAFGARNFDTATALKGMIAEATVPNNNRPGLTYLEQLGRLPSNGKYGCCNFYGPASTTLEYNSADFAISSFAGALGHTADQHRFADRAQDWQNLFNHGSGFIQPRDTSGTWTGGFSPTSGKNFVEGDSWQYTPMVPFNLHGLATAMGGEAAMAKYLDTDLSSLTGAGGYTNLGNEPSLNIPWEYDYIGRPYETQKVVRQVQDQIWTDSPSGLAGNDDLGEMSSWYVWSALGMYPETPGTADLALGSPLFPQAVITLPSGHTLTVNGTGAADDAPYVQSATWNGAAWNAARAPEGALTGGGTLTYVLGTTPNTSWASAPSAAPPSYPGAPAYTDVGTSGDTAAASADFDGAGFSYSAHALATAGVTPGAKITVGGVTFTWPDVAPGARDNYEANGQAVPASGSGSISFLGAANNGPVSGTATVTYTDGTTQSVPLGLSDWTLSAGAASPRADNTIALTMPYRNHAGNASDSTTTYVFATTPVALSPGKTVSGVRLPSDVASGGLHVFAIGFGGAASAPGRR
- a CDS encoding ATP-binding protein gives rise to the protein MPRNRRHRRPPLRRRLALTASAAVAGVALAVCAGAYAVTVYTLHRQFDLQLTQAATLAVQQHQQNGPGVQAGECRYLAAPACAQLVPESAADDPGQPYLLPVTEAVREVAGRRRAPYYSTASVAGDPVRVLTTPAHRGLAMQVALRSDGVQRAERQAAGLLAVIGGAGVPVAALLGYWVSRSGLAPVTRLTSTAERITATRDAGLRIELPAEPRGSEDEITRLAVTFNTMLDALEESLAAQRRLVADASHELRTPLTALRANAEILLRADQLTPRQRERATGALGRQLREVTTLVNDLIDLARDEEPQQALESVQPAALLEHAVAAARDHWPHVPFVLDTDPPAASALAAAVPSRLTRLFSNLLDNAAKFSPPGGRVEVAAHRSPDGASVEITVRDHGPGIDVADLPHVFDRFYRARAARALPGSGLGLAMARQIAHTHHAELTAHQAPGGGALFRLSLPVDTGTGS